In one window of Porites lutea chromosome 8, jaPorLute2.1, whole genome shotgun sequence DNA:
- the LOC140946096 gene encoding uncharacterized protein — MMIVMNVAALFLALATTVCAYPGVPSKIGELIDKWAPLVKLAQNEPWKPSSVDYFLSHCKLEGCTSGLTSSTLERCNSNSFIVTKDEISCPSCTEPAVLRGQDPSSPNNAVPTYVIYREHNNFLEIAYRMFFPYNRGKRVCVGLYSGCPPCSKIWGWCPCPSGCIGGYSTFGHHVGDWEKVYVRFRKVNTDYQIYSIYLAMHGSAVTKQFGGEFLWQGGQFKKGSKTLGMYGGTHAIVYCAAGSHGMWPDTGRHVYMTLPNQDTLIDEASSGISWYTWKNLKPVQYDSTGQYSGEFKFLGFQGRWGNKKEGCGILNWDILEDLVGECRLNPGPTGPSGWPDV; from the coding sequence ATGATGATAGTCATGAATGTTGCTGCTCTTTTCCTTGCACTGGCTACAACCGTCTGTGCCTACCCTGGCGTACCGAGCAAGATAGGTGAACTGATTGACAAATGGGCTCCGTTGGTAAAGCTTGCACAGAATGAGCCTTGGAAACCATCAAGTGTTGACTACTTCTTGTCTCATTGTAAGCTGGAAGGGTGCACTAGCGGGCTGACAAGCTCGACCCTCGAGAGGTGCAACAGCAACAGTTTCATCGTTACCAAAGATGAAATTAGTTGCCCTTCCTGCACCGAGCCTGCTGTTCTTCGTGGTCAAGACCCAAGTAGCCCAAATAATGCCGTGCCAACATACGTCATTTATCGagagcataacaatttcttGGAAATCGCCTACAGGATGTTCTTCCCGTACAACCGCGGGAAGCGGGTCTGCGTTGGACTTTATAGTGGATGCCCGCCATGCTCGAAGATTTGGGGCTGGTGTCCTTGTCCATCAGGTTGCATTGGAGGATATTCAACATTTGGGCACCACGTTGGAGACTGGGAGAAAGTTTATGTTCGTTTCCGAAAAGTCAACACTGACTACCAGATCTACTCCATTTACCTGGCGATGCATGGCAGCGCAGTTACAAAACAGTTTGGAGGCGAGTTTCTCTGGCAAGGCGGTCAGTTCAAGAAGGGGAGTAAAACGCTAGGCATGTATGGTGGTACTCACGCAATAGTCTACTGCGCCGCGGGCTCACATGGGATGTGGCCGGATACTGGACGACACGTTTACATGACGCTTCCAAACCAAGACACCCTTATAGATGAGGCCAGCAGCGGTATCAGTTGGTACACATGGAAAAATTTGAAGCCTGTCCAGTACGATTCTACTGGTCAATACAGCGGGGAATTTAAGTTCCTGGGGTTTCAAGGCCGGTGGGGAAACAAGAAAGAGGGATGCGGTATCTTAAATTGGGACATCTTAGAAGATCTCGTTGGTGAGTGCAGGCTTAATCCCGGCCCAACAGGTCCTTCTGGCTGGCCTGATGTTTAA
- the LOC140946404 gene encoding BTB/POZ domain-containing protein 6-like yields MVIPAHKFMLSIYSPVFYAMFCGEMAEKSDTIDLPDCEYEGMLEMLRYMYSNEVELNESNVLQVLYVAKKYILPSLAEKCVVFLMRNLDLANVLCVLSHAQKYDEKNLVDRCWEMIESQTEEVVKLEEFATIDRSLLEAIVKRATLTISEVELFRAVDLWATEECERQGVLASGKVKRRILGEQIVKNIHFPVMEEKDFTSTVIDSNILTETEVKELMKNFNGTLSKSAGFPEDRRVGFSWSCCRFTWFWPCYCDPEDPWFDERDPPSLDAIVLQVDKDIMLHGIRFLGCLHNRDYLISLKIMDVENHTNLVALKDESFSSVPLPCREEEVDVYDVIFDPVFLRKNADYVVRSLRRGPGTCIGLDGVNTMQSLGVTFSFKGYRSKSRQNVTAVRFGQFACFFFKPL; encoded by the coding sequence ATGGTGATTCCAGCGCACAAGTTTATGTTGTCCATCTACAGTCCTGTTTTTTACGCCATGTTCTGTGGAGAAATGGCCGAGAAGTCGGACACTATTGATCTACCCGACTGTGAATACGAGGGAATGTTGGAAATGTTGCGATACATGTACAGCAACGAGGTGGAGTTGAACGAAAGCAATGTGTTGCAAGTGTTATATGTGGCCAAGAAGTATATCCTGCCCTCGCTTGCCGAAAAATGCGTCGTATTCTTAATGAGGAATTTAGATCTTGCCAACGTACTCTGTGTTTTGTCTCACGCTCAAAAGTATGACGAGAAGAATCTTGTGGATCGCTGCTGGGAAATGATTGAAAGCCAAACTGAAGAAGTTGTAAAGTTGGAAGAATTCGCGACAATTGACAGGTCTTTGCTCGAAGCCATAGTCAAGAGAGCCACATTGACAATCTCAGAGGTAGAGCTCTTCAGAGCTGTTGATTTGTGGGCCACAGAAGAATGTGAAAGGCAAGGAGTTCTGGCAAGTGGTAAAGTTAAGCGAAGAATTCTTGGAGAGcaaattgtaaaaaacattCATTTCCCAGTAATGGAGGAGAAAGATTTTACAAGCACTGTGATTGACTCAAATATCCTTACTGAGACAGAAGTAAAAGAATTGATGAAGAATTTCAATGGCACGTTATCAAAATCTGCAGGTTTTCCTGAAGATAGGCGAGTAGGTTTCAGCTGGTCATGCTGCAGATTTACATGGTTTTGGCCCTGCTATTGTGATCCAGAAGACCCGTGGTTTGATGAGAGAGATCCCCCATCTCTTGATGCCATTGTTCTGCAGGTAGACAAGGATATTATGCTTCATGGGATTCGATTTCTTGGTTGTCTACATAACAGGGACTAtctgatttctttaaaaatcatGGATGTGGAAAATCATACAAATTTGGTTGCTTTAAAAGATGAGTCTTTTTCTTCTGTCCCATTGCCGTGCAGAGAAGAAGAAGTTGATGTTTACGATGTCATCTTTGATCCAGTTTTTTTGAGGAAGAATGCAGACTATGTTGTTAGAAGTTTAAGGCGTGGACCAGGCACTTGCATTGGGCTTGATGGGGTTAACACCATGCAAAGTCTTGGTGTGACTTTCAGTTTTAAAGGCTATAGGTCAAAGAGCAGGCAGAATGTTACAGCTGTTCGGTTTGGTCAGTTTGCTTGCTTCTTTTTTAAGccattataa
- the LOC140945132 gene encoding BTB/POZ domain-containing protein 6-like has product MAVFGQLGDEKSHVREKITVLFNNDVLSDVSFVIRSSCGENDAKRSKMVIPAHKFVLSIYSPVFYAMFCGEMAEKSNTIDLPDCEYEGMLEMLRYMYISEVQLRASNVLQVLYVAKKYILPSLAQKCVVFLMRNLDVANVLCVLSDAQKYDEQNLVDRCWEMIEGETEEVVKSEEFVKIDKSLLEAMVKRATLTIPEVELFRAVDLWATEECKRQGVLVSGKVKRRILGEQIVKNIHFPVMEEKDFTSTVIDSNILTKTEVRELMRNFNGTLSTSVGFPEDQRVGFRWSCSRFARFSSCICEPVHWSYDGDSDSLTLDAIVLEVDKDIMLHGIRFFGCLNNKDYLFSLKIIDKKNGTKMLSLKDMSFSSVLLPYREEEISGYDVVFDPVILRKNADYVVKSLTDGPETCYGYDGVNIIQSHGVTFTFKAYKSTNRENANETDVHYGQFSSFFFKPL; this is encoded by the coding sequence ATGGCTGTTTTTGGGCAGCTGGGTGATGAAAAATCACACGTAAGGGAGAAGATAACCGTTTTATTCAATAACGATGTGTTAAGCGATGTCAGCTTCGTCATACGATCGTCATGCGGCGAAAACGATGCGAAAAGATCCAAGATGGTGATTCCAGCACACAAGTTTGTGTTGTCAATCTACAGTCCTGTTTTTTACGCCATGTTCTGTGGAGAAATGGCCGAGAAATCTAACACCATTGATCTACCAGACTGTGAATACGAGGGAATGTTGGAAATGTTGCGATACATGTACATCAGCGAGGTGCAGTTGCGCGCAAGCAATGTTCTTCAAGTGTTGTATGTCGCGAAGAAATATATCCTGCCCTCTCTTGCCCAAAAATGCGTCGTGTTTCTGATGAGGAATTTAGATGTTGCAAACGTACTCTGTGTTCTGTCTGATGCTCAAAAGTATGACGAGCAGAATCTTGTGGATCGCTGCTGGGAAATGATTGAAGGCGAAACTGAAGAAGTTGTAAAGTCAGAGGAATTTGTGAAAATTGACAAGTCGTTACTCGAAGCCATGGTCAAGAGAGCCACATTGACAATCCCAGAGGTAGAGCTCTTTAGAGCTGTTGATTTGTGGGCTACAGAAGAATGTAAAAGGCAAGGAGTTCTCGTAAGTGGCAAGGTTAAGCGAAGAATCCTTGGAGAGCAAATAGTGAAAAACATACATTTTCCAGTAATGGAGGAGAAAGATTTTACAAGCACCGTAATTGACTCAAATATCCTTACCAAGACAGAAGTAAGAGAATTGATGAGGAATTTTAATGGTACATTGTCGACATCTGTAGGTTTTCCTGAAGATCAGCGAGTAGGTTTCAGGTGGTCTTGTAGCAGATTTGCAAGATTTTCGTCCTGCATTTGTGAACCAGTACACTGGTCTTATGATGGAGATTCTGATTCCCTCACTCTTGATGCCATTGTTCTAGAGGTAGACAAGGATATCATGCTTCATGGGATTcgtttttttggttgtttaaaTAACAAGGActatcttttttctttgaaaatcatAGACAAGAAAAATGGTACAAAAATGTTGTCTTTGAAAGATATGTCTTTTTCATCTGTCCTGTTGCCATACAGAGAAGAGGAAATCAGTGGCTATGATGTTGTTTTTGATCCAGTTATTTTGAGGAAGAATGCGGACTATGTTGTTAAAAGTTTAACGGATGGCCCAGAAACTTGCTATGGGTATGATGGTGTCAACATCATTCAAAGCCATGGTGTGACTTTCACTTTTAAAGCCTATAAATCAACGAACAGGGAGAATGCGAATGAAACAGATGTTCATTATGGTCAATTTTCTAGCTTCTTTTTTAAGCCATTATAA
- the LOC140945133 gene encoding BTB/POZ domain-containing protein 6-like translates to MAVFGQLGDETSHVRETITFLFNNELLSDVSFVIRSSCGENDAKRSKMVIPAHKFVLSIYSPVFYAMFCGEMAEKSNTIDLPDCEYEGMLEMLRYMYISEVELRASNVLQVLYVAKKYILPSLAEKCVVFVMRNLDIANVLCVLSDAQKYDEKNLVDRFWEMIESETEEVVKSEDFVKIDKSLLEAMVKRATLTISEVELFRAVDLWATEECKRQAVLASGNVKRRILGEQIVKNIHFPVMEEKDFTSTVIDSNILSETEVRELVRNFNGTSSTSAGFPDKGRVGFSWSSSRFTRFFSCNCKPEDWSSDGDSDSLTLDAIVLKVDKDIMLHGIRFFGCLNNTNYLVSLKIIDKKNGTKMLSLKDVSFSPVSLPYREEEISCYDTVFDPVVLRKNADYVVKSLMDGPEPCFGCDGVNIVQSHGVTFTFKDYTSTNSENENETEVQMGQFCSFLFKPL, encoded by the coding sequence ATGGCTGTTTTTGGGCAGCTGGGTGATGAAACATCACACGTAAGGGAGACGATAACCTTTTTATTCAATAACGAACTGCTAAGCGATGTCAGCTTCGTCATACGATCGTCATGCGGCGAAAACGATGCGAAAAGATCCAAGATGGTGATTCCAGCACACAAGTTTGTGTTGTCAATCTACAGTCCAGTTTTTTACGCCATGTTCTGTGGAGAAATGGCCGAGAAATCGAACACTATTGATCTACCAGACTGTGAATACGAGGGAATGTTGGAAATGTTGCGATACATGTACATCAGCGAGGTGGAGTTGCGCGCAAGCAATGTTCTTCAAGTGTTGTATGTAGCTAAGAAATATATCCTGCCCTCTCTTGCCGAAAAATGCGTCGTGTTTGTGATGAGGAATTTAGATATTGCAAACGTACTCTGTGTTCTGTCTGATGCTCAAAAGTATGATGAGAAGAATCTTGTGGATCGCTTCTGGGAAATGATTGAAAGCGAAACTGAAGAAGTCGTAAAGTCGGAGGACTTTGTGAAAATCGACAAGTCCTTACTCGAAGCCATGGTCAAGAGAGCCACATTGACAATTTCAGAGGTAGAGCTGTTCAGAGCTGTTGATTTGTGGGCTACAGAAGAATGTAAAAGGCAAGCAGTTCTCGCAAGTGGCAATGTTAAGCGAAGAATTCTTGGAGAGCAAATAGTGAAAAACATACATTTTCCAGTAATGGAGGAGAAAGATTTTACAAGCACCGTAATTGACTCAAACATTCTTAGTGAGACAGAAGTAAGAGAATTGGTGAGGAATTTTAATGGCACGTCGTCTACGTCTGCAGGTTTTCCTGACAAGGGGCGAGTAGGTTTCAGCTGGTCGAGTAGCAGATTTACACgctttttttcttgcaattgtaAACCAGAAGACTGGTCTTCTGATGGAGATTCTGATTCCCTCACTCTTGATGCCATTGTTCTAAAGGTAGACAAGGATATCATGCTTCATGGGATTcgtttttttggttgtttaaaTAACACGAACTAtcttgtttctttgaaaataataGACAAGAAAAATGGTACAAAAATGTTGTCTTTGAAAGATGTGTCTTTTTCTCCTGTCTCGTTGCCATACAGAGAAGAGGAAATCAGCTGCTACGATACTGTTTTTGATCCAGTTGTTTTGAGGAAGAATGCAGACTATGTTGTTAAAAGTTTAATGGATGGCCCAGAACCTTGCTTTGGGTGTGATGGTGTCAACATTGTTCAAAGCCATGGTGTGACTTTCACTTTTAAAGACTATACGTCAACGAATAGTGAGAATGAGAATGAAACAGAGGTTCAGATGGGTCAATTTTGTAGCTTCCTTTTTAAGCCACTATAA